A stretch of the Papaver somniferum cultivar HN1 chromosome 6, ASM357369v1, whole genome shotgun sequence genome encodes the following:
- the LOC113289338 gene encoding protein JINGUBANG-like, with product MRESRGTKTMFAQTSSVPRSKFGSFLRSDPYNNNNNEDDEQFSVRNSSASATSTQGGYYDDENRLSVESSPWNQASPWNQSAAASPWNQSASVSPWNQPYTSPFHKSPWSKFAAVTPLNDSDDCNHGLIGSLVREDGNIYSLAAVGDLLYTGSDSKNIRVWKNQKEYTGFKSNSGLVKAIIIAGEKIFTGHQDGKIRVWKVSAKNPRLHKRVGTLPKLKHIVKGSMNPSNYVEVRRHKNTIWIKHFDAISCLSLNEDQTLLYSGSWDKTLKVWRVSDFKCLESINAHNDAVNSVVAGFDDMVFTGSADGTVKVWRRELQGKRTKHFFVQTLLKQECAVTALTVNPASSVVYCGSSDGMVHYWEREKQLTESGTLKGHRQAVLCLATAGNLVFSGSADKTICMWVRENGIHMCLSILNGHSGPVKCLTVGKDPVATAKDERQWIVYSGSLDKSVKVWRVSEHPSELQNQQTQVKEEEEQQMYGMLSPSADSVHSSRFSFSSSSNHARY from the coding sequence ATGAGAGAATCAAGAGGAACAAAAACTATGTTTGCACAGACAAGTAGTGTTCCGAGATCCAAATTCGGTAGTTTCTTACGTTCAGACCCATACAATAACAATAACAACGAAGACGATGAGCAGTTCTCCGTTCGCAACAGCAGCGCTTCTGCAACGAGTACACAAGGAGGCTATTACGACGACGAAAATCGATTAAGTGTTGAAAGCTCTCCTTGGAATCAAGCTTCTCCGTGGAACCAATCAGCTGCTGCATCTCCCTGGAACCAATCAGCGTCTGTATCTCCGTGGAATCAGCCGTATACTTCTCCGTTTCATAAATCTCCTTGGTCTAAATTCGCAGCTGTTACTCCATTAAACGATTCTGATGATTGTAATCACGGTTTAATTGGGTCTCTTGTTCGAGAAGACGGCAATATTTATTCTCTTGCTGCTGTTGGTGATCTTCTATACACCGGTTCCGATAGCAAGAACATCCGTGTTTGGAAAAACCAAAAAGAATACACTGGTTTCAAATCAAATAGCGGTTTAGTTAAGGCGATCATCATTGCAGGTGAGAAAATCTTTACTGGTCATCAAGATGGAAAGATTCGTGTTTGGAAAGTTTCAGCGAAGAATCCAAGACTTCATAAACGCGTAGGAACATTACCAAAGTTGAAACATATCGTCAAGGGCTCCATGAATCCGAGCAATTACGTCGAGGTTCGGCGCCATAAGAATACAATATGGATAAAACATTTCGATGCTATCTCTTGTTTAAGTTTAAATGAAGATCAAACCCTTCTCTATTCAGGCTCATGGGATAAAACACTAAAAGTATGGAGAGTGTCGGATTTCAAATGCTTGGAATCGATTAACGCTCACAACGACGCCGTCAACTCCGTAGTTGCCGGTTTCGATGACATGGTATTCACGGGCTCAGCGGACGGCACAGTGAAAGTTTGGAGGAGAGAATTACAAGGAAAACGCACCAAACACTTCTTCGTACAGACATTACTAAAACAAGAATGCGCCGTGACGGCGTTAACCGTAAACCCGGCATCATCCGTCGTCTATTGTGGATCATCTGACGGAATGGTACATTACTGGGAACGGGAAAAACAACTTACTGAATCAGGTACTCTCAAAGGTCATAGACAAGCGGTTCTATGTTTGGCAACAGCTGGGAATCTTGTATTTAGTGGATCGGCCGATAAAACGATATGTATGTGGGTACGAGAAAATGGTATTCACATGTGTTTGTCAATTTTGAACGGACACAGCGGGCCTGTTAAATGCTTGACGGTCGGAAAAGATCCAGTAGCAACGGCTAAAGATGAACGGCAATGGATAGTGTACAGTGGTAGTTTGGATAAATCTGTTAAAGTTTGGAGAGTTTCTGAACATCCATCAGAATTACAAAATCAACAAACAcaagtaaaagaagaagaagagcaacaaatgTACGGGATGCTTTCACCATCAGCTGATTCAGTGCATTCATCACGGTTCAGtttctcatcttcttctaatCATGCTAGGTACTAA
- the LOC113289339 gene encoding inactive protein kinase SELMODRAFT_444075-like isoform X2 — protein MIFVCSVVSLVGIKIKMVSGSLAGVVATESKRAGANWVVLDKHLKQEEKLCMEELQCNIVVMKRARPRILRLNLGGSGEIESSFSPTTELKAKESEGNRIRHSTPVSSPDEPTTSFTRTTTEGTSLSSSEAEASPFFVSERNPLFEINNAGKPRSIHRRADSDHSLSSFGSVKEDFISLNSRVPVTKSNGNKYWFRPSHTVDEQKNSTIKNNKITCNNKTLPPRTLREKFVQFDKEKIQEPRVNQSPPADHIFNEDVRDAVFLSRITTAPPPLCSLCQHRAPVFGKPPRWFCYKELEKATNGFSEADLLAEGGFGSVHRGVLSDGQVVAVKQLKIAGSQGEAEFRREVGVLSCAQHRNVVMLVGFCIEGDRRVLVYEYVCNGSLDFHLYGQNKKPLDWKSRLKIAIGAARGLRYLHEDCRVGCIVHRDMRPNNILLTHDYEPLVGDFGLAKWQPDLEDGTEQRVVGTLGYLAPEYIEGDRITEKADVYAFGVVLMELIIGRKTIGMARSKGRQLLVECSRPQLVPEEQSQDLAINHQLLDPNLDSNQIQNFSHQLRAMAQAASLCLRRDPESRPSMSKVLRILEGGDSIIPLGSDSDSIGSRSQRLHGLSSRVRTGSRGVHSRKLSH, from the exons ACACTTGAAGCAGGAGGAGAAGCTTTGCATGGAGGAACTCCAATGTAACATTGTGGTGATGAAACGTGCACGACCCAGAATTCTTAGACTTAACTTGGGAGGGTCTGGTGAAATTGAGTCATCTTTTTCTCCGACAACAGAATTAAAAGCCAAAGAGTCGGAAGGTAATAGGATTAGGCATTCAACTCCAGTAAGCAGCCCAGATGAACCAACAACTTCCTTCACTAGGACAACCACTGAAGGAACTTCCCTATCTAGTTCTGAAGCTGAAGCGTCTCCGTTCTTTGTATCAGAAAGAAACCCACTTTTTGAGATTAACAACGCAGGGAAGCCTAGATCTATACATAGACGTGCCGACTCAGATCATTCACTTTCATCATTTGGATCCGTCAAGGAAGATTTTATCTCTTTAAATTCGAGAGTGCCTGTGACTAAAAGTAATGGGAATAAATACTGGTTTCGTCCAAGTCATACTGTTGATGAACAGAAGAACTCAACTATCAAAAACAACAAGATTACTTGCAACAATAAAACTCTCCCTCCAAGGACACTACGTGAAAAGTTTGTCCAATTCGATAAAGAGAAGATTCAAGAACCCAGGGTCAACCAATCACCGCCAGCAGATCACATTTTCAATGAAGATGTAAGAGATGCAGTCTTTTTAAGTAGAATTACTACAGCTCCTCCACCTCTATGTTCATTATGTCAACATAGAGCACCCGTCTTTGGGAAACCACCGAGGTGGTTCTGTTACAAAGAGCTTGAGAAAGCCACAAACGGATTTTCAGAGGCTGATTTGTTGGCAGAAGGTGGGTTTGGATCAGTTCACCGAGGTGTCTTAAGTGATGGTCAGGTGGTGGCTGTGAAGCAACTGAAGATTGCTGGGTCTCAGGGGGAGGCCGAATTTCGTAGGGAAGTTGGGGTATTAAGCTGCGCACAGCACAGAAATGTTGTGATGCTGGTTGGGTTTTGTATAGAAGGAGATAGAAGAGTCTTAGTTTACGAGTATGTGTGCAATGGCTCTTTGGACTTCCATTTATACG GGCAAAACAAAAAACCGCTAGATTGGAAATCACGGCTTAAGATTGCAATTGGCGCAGCAAGAGGTTTGAGGTATCTTCATGAGGACTGCAGGGTGGGGTGCATTGTGCACAGAGATATGCGCCCCAACAACATCCTTCTCACCCACGATTATGAACCCCTC GTTGGAGATTTTGGTCTTGCAAAATGGCAACCAGACTTGGAAGATGGTACTGAGCAGCGGGTAGTTGGGACCTTGGG GTATCTTGCACCAGAGTACATAGAAGGCGACAGAATTACAGAGAAAGCAGATGTATATGCATTTGGAGTAGTGTTAATGGAGCTAATTATTGGTCGAAAAACCATTGGAATGGCTCGTTCTAAAGGGCGACAGTTGTTAGTTGAATGTTCCCGCCCTCAGTTGGTACCAGAAGAACAAAGCCAAGACTTAGCAATTAACCATCAACTGCTAGACCCAAACTTGGATTCCAACCAAATCCAAAACTTCTCGCATCAACTGAGAGCCATGGCTCAAGCAGCTTCCTTGTGCCTACGGCGAGATCCAGAGTCTAGACCCTCAATGTCAAAG GTTCTGAGAATACTAGAAGGAGGAGATTCAATCATTCCACTGGGTAGTGATTCAGACTCCATAGGTAGTAGAAGCCAGCGTTTGCATGGTCTCAGCTCACGCGTGAGAACAGGATCAAGGGGAGTTCATTCCCGTAAGCTGTCTCATTGA